The proteins below come from a single Panicum hallii strain FIL2 chromosome 7, PHallii_v3.1, whole genome shotgun sequence genomic window:
- the LOC112898909 gene encoding DDT domain-containing protein DDB_G0282237, producing MPLLKRTTFPLLERPENLDPNEKVFQIRFTKEIFRDYQEYLNRLNLYRQKVWTCEVSGKSNLTYEEALVCEKQAAVKAQQLPKELIAPVLRMIQQYRTLSFTDLLEKVYSSLQLDPFEGLELHAKKDGSEAACKILKVIGSGSTKSCEVGWLDQDNAVVNTSLVKADDLIRKKAPASRNTLKIFIRDSTSKRYPWIVNADLAKKYGIEIEPPEDIMNGEGLYQGMKRFANGEVASKKLKKDEKLVELPVKYPIDDLLVKPATDDPVLSKRPPLSRDFRVPTDSVGDLLMVWDFCLSFGRLLCLSPFSLSDLENAICNKESNLILVVEVHAALFHLLIKDEGEYFTFLLNKKKILKVTLVTWAEYLCNFLEMIGKEEFSSKVSTIRRGHYGLLDTGLKLKVLRELVEEAITTSAVREKLNEWIDQQQALAAAKREDARKNREEQKLNMEGVPENGRNHTDTIQNDKECPRNQRGGKEEKDLNILLSSKTGDGKTFLRRHLETEMEQQSVRSSHLGKDRLYNRYWFFRCEGRLFVESADSKDWGYYSTKEELDALLGSFNIKGLRERALKRQLEKSYDKISNALEKRSKDDKRKTLLEEVDLRRSTRVHAQPKEDDPSMSFLKYINKWKQK from the exons ATGCCTCTCCTAAAGAGAACTACTTTCCCCTTACTGGAGAGACCAGAGAACTTGGATCCTAATGAGAAGGTGTTCCAAATTAGGTTCACTAAGGAGATATTCCGAGATTATCA GGAATACCTGAATAGGCTCAACCTCTATCGTCAAAAGGTCTGGACTTGCGAGGTGTCTGGAAAGTCTAATCTTACCTATGAGGAAGCTTTGGTCTGTGAAAAACAAGCTGCAGTGAAGGCTCAACAGTTGCCAAAAGAGCTGATAGCTCCTGTTCTCCGGATGATTCAACAATACA GAACTCTTAGCTTTACTGATCTTCTAGAGAAAGTATACAGTAGCCTGCAATTGGATCCTTTTGAAGGGCTAGAATTACATGCTAAGAAAGATGGTTCTGAGGCTGCTTGCAAGATCTTGAAGGTTATAGGTTCTGGTAGCACCAAATCGTGCGAGGTGGGTTGGCTTGATCAAGACAATGCAGTAGTCAACACTTCACTGGTTAAAGCTGATGATCTAATTCGCAAGAAGGCACCTGCTAGCCGTAATACACTGAAAATTTTTATTAGGGATTCAACATCAAAAAGGTATCCATGGATAGTAAATGCAGATCTTGCAAAGAAATATGGGATAGAAATTGAGCCCCCAGAAGACATTATG AATGGTGAAGGTTTGTACCAAGGGATGAAACGATTTGCAAATGGAGAAGTTGCCAGCAAAAAGTTGAAGAAAG ATGAGAAGCTAGTGGAGTTACCAGTTAAATATCCaattgatgatcttttggtaaaGCCTGCAACAGATGATCCTGTTTTGTCAAAGAGACCTCCACTATCTAGAGATTTTAGAGTGCCTACAGATTCTGTGGGAGATCTTCTTATGGTCTGGGACTTCTGTTTGTCATTCGGGAGGCTTCTATGCTTGTCACCATTTTCCCTCTCAGACCTGGAGAATGCAATTTGCAACAAAGAAAGCAACCTTATTCTTGTGGTGGAAGTACATGCTGCACTTTTCCACCTGCTCATTAAAGATGAAGGTGAATATTTTACATTTCTCCTGAACAAGAAAAAGATACTAAAG GTAACTTTAGTCACCTGGGCTGAGTATCTGTGCAATTTCTTAGAGATGATAGGAAAAGAAGAATTCTCCAGTAAGGTGTCAACCATACGAAGGGGTCATTATGGTCTTCTTGACACTGGTCTAAAGCTTAAAGTTCTAAGGGAACTGGTAGAGGAAGCCATTACAACTTCTGCTGTACGAGAGAAATTAAATGAATGGATTGACCAGCAACAAGCACTTGCAGCTGCAAAAAGAGAGGACGCTAGAAAGAATAGGGAAGAGCAGAAGCTTAACATGGAAGGGGTGCCAGAAAATGGAAGAAATCACACCGATACTATACAAAATGATAAGGAGTGTCCTAGGAATCAGCGTGGGGGGAAAGAGGAAAAGGACTTGAACATTCTTTTGTCCAGCAAAACTGGAGATGGGAAAACGTTTCTG AGAAGGCACCTTGAAACTGAAATGGAGCAACAATCTGTACGATCCAGTCATCTTGGAAAAGACAGATTGTACAATAGGTATTGGTTTTTTAGGTGTGAAGGGAGACTTTTTGTTGAAAGTGCAGATTCCAAAGATTGGGGTTACTACAGCACTAAGGAAGAG CTTGATGCACTTCTTGGATCATTCAACATCAAAGGCTTAAGGGAGAGAGCACTTAAGCGTCAGCTTGAGAAGTCCTACGATAAGATAAG TAATGCTTTGGAAAAGAGATCGAAGGACGACAAGCGGAAAACGTTACTTGAAGAGGTTGACTTGCGGCGTTCCACTCGTGTACATGCCCAACCAAAAGAGGATGACCCTTCCATGTCATTCCTCAAGTATATCAACAAATGGAAGCAAAAATGA
- the LOC112900408 gene encoding serine/threonine-protein kinase-like protein CCR4, with the protein MSPPPPPRLLLLSILALLALFPPFLLASSSFPLPTVAIAAVRANATASPHHLACALVPCGNGTDYQISCASVTNSSAQPRNYSYGGAGGERTPFSAVVAGDGYLCSAGPTVSRSRPMSMRWWDLKDSEAPSKRVYWGEALSAVSGGGEYVCGIFKQRIQCWRWPLGTVPDNVRFSAVAVGGGFVCGLVAGTGEVKCYGGGDAVSRKPNGSHAMIAAGERHACAVKVDRGEVVCWGEAAAVAAASPSPRIAGRSVSSLAVGDAVTCVLWGNWTVACWPPEEAALPRSVAQQQFVALEARGKVVCGVLMSDYSLVCWGPGVAAGAPGGVSKVFDRVLPGPCAPWASCQCGVWSGSGPLCGGAGGAAVCYPCGFSPPMMALAPTSNSSASNSHSSGKRRPSDLAIALVSAGIGSGVLAAIAAVVVVYCLRRRRSGSSQDSGRIHAEPNGPAPRVERRLSALLSKGPNTTVEQFPLVALRAATGGFSPPHRIGSGGFGTVYRASLPDGREVAIKRAERRDPSGASSSTAARRASNHEAAFVSELALLSRVNHKNLVRLLGFCADGGERILVYEFMPNGTLHDHLHKRPAPLSPPLASWPARLRLALGAARGIEYMHTYAVPPIIHRDIKSPNILLDAAWTAKVSDFGLSLLNDLSSSSDGDGNAGDVVADDEPCVTAGTVGYMDPEYYRLQHLTDKSDVYSFGVVLLELLSGCKVIQRFEGSGTPKNVVDVTVPHIEADRVHRVLDARLPLPTPGEMEAVAYVGYLAADCVRPAGRDRPTMSEVVGVLERAVAACEENDDGGGGEAVLSRSCTDGSTTT; encoded by the coding sequence ATGTCTCCACCTCCACcgccccgcctcctcctcctaaGCATCCTCGCTCTCCTCGCCCTCTTCCCACCGTTCCTCCTCGCGTCCTCCTCCTTCCCGCTCCCCActgtcgccatcgccgccgtcaGAGCCAACGCCACCGCCTCCCCGCACCACCTCGCCTGCGCTCTGGTCCCCTGCGGTAACGGGACGGACTACCAGATCTCCTGCGCCAGCGTCACCAACAGCTCTGCCCAGCCCCGCAACTACTCCtacggcggcgctggcggcgaaAGGACGCCGTTCTccgccgtcgtcgccggcgaTGGGTACCTCTGCTCCGCAGGTCCGACTGTGTCTCGGTCTCGGCCGATGTCCATGCGGTGGTGGGACCTAAAAGACAGCGAGGCGCCGTCGAAGAGGGTGTACTGGGGCGAGGCGCTGTCCGCGGTGTCCGGCGGCGGGGAGTACGTGTGCGGGATCTTCAAGCAGAGGATACAGTGCTGGAGGTGGCCGTTGGGTACGGTTCCGGATAACGTGCGGTTCTCGGCCgtggcggtgggcggcgggttCGTGTGCGGGCTGGTGGCGGGGACCGGCGAGGTGAAGTGTTACGGCGGCGGGGACGCGGTGAGCCGGAAGCCGAACGGAAGCCATGCCATGATTGCAGCAGGGGAGCGGCACGCGTGCGCGGTGAAGGTGGACAGAGGTGAGGTGGTGTGCTGgggtgaggcggcggcggtggctgccgcgtcgccgtcgccgaggATAGCGGGGCGCTCGGTGTCGTCGCTGGCGGTGGGCGACGCGGTCACGTGCGTGCTGTGGGGGAACTGGACGGTCGCGTGCTGGCcgccggaggaggcggcgctgcCGCGGTCGGTGGCGCAGCAGCAGTTCGTCGCGCTGGAGGCCAGGGGGAAGGTGGTGTGCGGGGTGCTCATGTCCGACTACTCGCTCGTGTGCTGGGGCCCAGGCGTCGCGGCCGGAGCCCCGGGTGGGGTGAGCAAGGTGTTCGACCGCGTCCTGCCGGGCCCGTGCGCGCCGTGGGCGTCGTGCCAGTGCGGCGTCTGGTCGGGCTCCGGGCCTCTctgcggcggcgctggcggcgcggccGTCTGCTACCCCTGCGGCTTCTCTCCGCCCATGATGGCGCTGGCGCCTACCTCCAACTCGTCGGCGTCGAACTCTCACTCGAGCGGGAAGCGGCGGCCGAGCGACCTGGCGATCGCGTTAGTCAGTGCCGGAATCGGCTCGGGAGTGCTGGCCGCCATCGCCGCGGTGGTGGTGGTTTATTGCCTTCGCCGGCGACGGAGCGGCAGCTCTCAGGACTCCGGACGCATCCACGCGGAGCCGAACGGCCCGGCGCCGCGCGTGGAGCGTCGGCTCAGCGCGCTGCTCTCCAAGGGCCCCAACACGACGGTGGAGCAGTTCCCCCTGGTGGCGCTCCGGGCCGCCACTGGCGGCTTCTCGCCACCCCACCGCATCGGCTCCGGCGGCTTCGGCACCGTGTACCGCGCGTCTCTCCCCGACGGCCGTGAGGTCGCCATCAAGCGCGCGGAGCGCCGCGACCCCAGCGGCGCGtcctcctccacggcggcgcggcgcgcgagcAACCACGAGGCGGCCTTCGTCTCCGAGCTGGCGCTGCTCTCCCGCGTCAACCACAAGAACCTCGTCCGCCTCCTGGGCTTCTGCGCCGACGGCGGCGAGCGCATCCTCGTGTACGAGTTCATGCCCAACGGCACCCTCCACGACCACCTCCACAAGCGCCCGGCGCCGCTCTCCCCGCCGCTCGCGTCGTGGCCGGCGCGCCTCCGCCTCGCGctcggcgccgcgcgcggcaTCGAGTACATGCACACCTACGCTGTGCCGCCCATCATCCATCGCGACATCAAGTCCCCCAACATCCTCCTCGACGCCGCCTGGACCGCCAAGGTCTCCGACTTCGGCCTCTCGCTGCTCAACgacctgagcagcagcagcgacGGCGACGGCAATGCCGGCGACGTCGTCGCCGACGACGAGCCGTGCGTGACGGCCGGCACGGTGGGGTACATGGACCCGGAGTACTACCGGCTGCAGCACCTGACGGACAAGAGCGACGTGTACAGCTTCGGGGTGGTGCTCCTCGAGCTGCTCTCCGGGTGCAAGGTGATCCAGCGGTTCGAGGGGAGCGGCACGCCAAAGAACGTCGTCGACGTCACCGTGCCGCACATCGAGGCGGACCGCGTGCACCGGGTGCTCGACGCGCGGCTGCCGCTGCCGACGCCGGGGGAGATGGAGGCCGTCGCCTACGTCGGGTACCTGGCGGCGGACTGCGTGCGGCCGGCCGGGCGCGACCGGCCCACCATGAGCGAGGTGGTCGGCGTGCTCGAGCGGGCCGTGGCGGCATGCGAGGAgaacgacgacggcggcgggggcgaggCAGTGCTGTCGCGGTCGTGCACCGATGGGTCCACGACGACGTGA